The Coffea arabica cultivar ET-39 chromosome 6e, Coffea Arabica ET-39 HiFi, whole genome shotgun sequence genome contains the following window.
GCTCTTTAACTAACAGCCCCCTGATCAGATCTCTTGCCTGAAAACTAACAATTGGGCTGTCTGGAAACTTGAGATTTTGCAAAACCACATTGGCTAATGTCTCTTCATTTCCAGAACCTTTGAAGGGAGTCTTTCCATACAAAAGCTCGTAAAGAAATATACCAAACGTCCACCAATCTACAGCACTCCCATGGCCATCTCCCTTAATAATTTCTGGAGCCAAATACTCGTGAGTACCAACAAAGGAGTTGGATCGTGCCTCTGTTGGCTCGGCCACAAGCTGTGGCAAAGATCTACACGGGGTTGCTTGTTCAGCCTTCTGTTTCCTTGTTTTTGCAGTTGCAGGTAAAATTCTAGGGCTAAAGCATGAAACTTTACATGATGGTGCAGCACAAAAAGGATCAATGCAGTTTGATCCTGCGCATGGACCAGATATCCTTGGCGGCTCCAACCCAAGTGAAGATGACTTTATAAGGGTAGGGTTTACTGAACATCGAAGTGACAAGTCAAAATCCGTAAGCATGATGTGGCCATCTTCTCGCACCAAAATGTTTTCTGGTTTTAAATCACGATACACAATGCCAAGCATATGCAAGTATTCCAGAGCAAGAAGAACCTCAGCAACATAAAACCTGTATGCAATACGTGTCAGTAATGGTCAGGGGTTCCACAATAAGCTCGCACAATTCAAAAAATATCACTTATAAATGAGCTATTAGAATAACGGCATACCCACTTTATTAATTTCCAACAGGTCGGCAGTTCACAAAAGTCCAAGCCTTGtataaaaaacaagaaatttatAGTGACCTATTGAGCACAGATTTCCGACCCAAGTACTACGAGAAAATTAATTACCACTTATGGCTGATAGATGACTTCTTCCACTAGTACCTACTTTTTGTTTGATGTGGTTTAAGGGTTTAAAATATAGGCCAAGGAAACACTTTGGTTCTTCTACCTTGCTGCATTTTCAGGAAAATATCTGCCTGGCTGCTTCTGGCGGAGAACATGCAGATCTCCACCTGGACAAAACTCCATAACCAAACATGACAGGTTATCTGAGGTGAACTGTGCATACATAGTAGGAAGAAAAGGATGATCCAGCATTCTCAGAATCTCTCTTTCAGTTTGTGCCCTCGGCATCTTCTTTCTCCTTGCCAAAAATTCATTATCCATAACCTTAATGGCAAACAGGGAGTTTGTTCCAACCAGTTCAGCAAGATATACAGTACCAATGTCACCAGAACCAAGCttctttaataaattaaaatggCTCAAACCAAGGAAGCCATGCTGCTTTTTCACAAGATTGATGGCTTCCCACCTTACATCTTTTGACATGTGTGGTCTATTGCCACAACTAGACCCGCTTACAGTGCTCTCCTCACTCATGCTTGTACAACTGCTGTACTCACCCATGCTACTCTTTGAGCTTTGTGAGAAATCCCCTTTCTCTTTAATTTTTGGTATCATGTTGCCTTTTCCAGCAGGAGTGCTAGCATTTTCACAGTCCTTTGAAATGAGACCAGGCTTATTTGTATCACAGGTCCTACTATTTGTGGTAACCATGGAGGCAGAATTTGAATGTGCAAGTGATGAAGACTCCTTACTCAGCTCCTCTTTCACATCTTTCAAGGAACACTTGCATCTCTGGCAAACTAATTGGCTGGAATTATCACCAAAAGCACCATATACTCCGCAAGCTGCGTCGGATTTAGCTGCCGCTATTAATGACTCCTGCTTTGTTTTCTTCAAAGCAAGATTCTTATTCCTGGTAACAGGTTTCGATGCAGTGGCAGTGGCTCTGGTTGACTTGCTTTCTTTCCTGGTTTTTGATGCATTAGATGGAGGAACCATTTGCAACTTGCCCTTCCGTCTTATCTTAGGTGTAGATTTGCCCAGTATTTTCACTGAAGTTCCAACTTTCCTATTTGGACCACTAGCAACATTGTTAGTGCCTGAAGTGTTCTTGTCAAGCTTTGACTTACCATCAGCATAACTAGGAGAAGGAACAGAAGAACTTAAAATCTGGTTTCCCCCCTGAGAGGGCACCATTTCCAATGGCTGAACCTCAATTTCCCTGGATGTAGATGTAATCTCATTTTCTCTCTGAGTTAATCCCATCTTCTCTATGATTGGCTCAACAGCAGGTTGTGAAGAAGGAAGGGTGCTTTGGCCAGCTGACTCACTCTTAGGCTCTTGGCTTTCTGCTTTAATACGCATTTTTCCTGATGCTTGGgtctcaacttttcttgatgcAAGGGAAATTGCATGGTGCAGTGGAGAGTTTTCTACACTTTTCATGGTGGGTTTAACACCAAAACGGGGGGAGGAGTAGGCACTTTGGGTTGCAGACGGCATTTTCGGCTCTTGAAGGGATCTGTGAACCCTCTCAATGCAATTCGAAGTGCTTTCTTCAGGCTTCAAAGATATTTCAACTTTGCCTTCTCTAACATCACTTAAGGGAAGACCAGAATCCCCAGCTTCAATTACAACAGACCTATACAAGTTTGTAATTCTTCCAGGTTCCAATACCCCTGGAGATCCTGGTGGCTTTGATAATCTTTTGAGGGCAGCCATTTCAGCTGCCTGAGATATACAAAGTCCCCTCAGTGCCTGCTTCAAGGACACTGGATCGGAAAATCCAATTCCTGGTGAATAAGAAACACCTACCTTCATTGgcttctttgaggcattttttCTGGAGAACCCTGCATTTGCACGGTCTGAGAGATCCAGACTCTTTGAAGTCCTAATATTGATTCCCTCA
Protein-coding sequences here:
- the LOC113695916 gene encoding serine/threonine-protein kinase KIPK2-like, which produces MGSFSRSCEIVESNDEMCSTRHPQTCYQAKRHEREWQPPVKKGSNKSLEDDINRLFEGINIRTSKSLDLSDRANAGFSRKNASKKPMKVGVSYSPGIGFSDPVSLKQALRGLCISQAAEMAALKRLSKPPGSPGVLEPGRITNLYRSVVIEAGDSGLPLSDVREGKVEISLKPEESTSNCIERVHRSLQEPKMPSATQSAYSSPRFGVKPTMKSVENSPLHHAISLASRKVETQASGKMRIKAESQEPKSESAGQSTLPSSQPAVEPIIEKMGLTQRENEITSTSREIEVQPLEMVPSQGGNQILSSSVPSPSYADGKSKLDKNTSGTNNVASGPNRKVGTSVKILGKSTPKIRRKGKLQMVPPSNASKTRKESKSTRATATASKPVTRNKNLALKKTKQESLIAAAKSDAACGVYGAFGDNSSQLVCQRCKCSLKDVKEELSKESSSLAHSNSASMVTTNSRTCDTNKPGLISKDCENASTPAGKGNMIPKIKEKGDFSQSSKSSMGEYSSCTSMSEESTVSGSSCGNRPHMSKDVRWEAINLVKKQHGFLGLSHFNLLKKLGSGDIGTVYLAELVGTNSLFAIKVMDNEFLARRKKMPRAQTEREILRMLDHPFLPTMYAQFTSDNLSCLVMEFCPGGDLHVLRQKQPGRYFPENAARFYVAEVLLALEYLHMLGIVYRDLKPENILVREDGHIMLTDFDLSLRCSVNPTLIKSSSLGLEPPRISGPCAGSNCIDPFCAAPSCKVSCFSPRILPATAKTRKQKAEQATPCRSLPQLVAEPTEARSNSFVGTHEYLAPEIIKGDGHGSAVDWWTFGIFLYELLYGKTPFKGSGNEETLANVVLQNLKFPDSPIVSFQARDLIRGLLVKEPENRLGTETGAAEIKRHPFFDDLNWALIRCAIPPIIPDFCDVGVPKVVSQDKGKRFLEYNATGEHLEFELF